GAGTTGACCTCGAGCTCGTCCGTCTCGGGAAGGTAGGTGATGGTGGTCTCGAGAGACTGCACGTCGGAGCCGTGCCCCAGCTCCGTCATGGCGAAGGCGCCGGGGAGCTTCACCGTGATGGCGTCGGGCAGGAACGTCTCGTGGTGGTAGGTCGTGCCGAGATTGACGATGGCGCCGCCGAACAGGCCGTGCTGCACGCCGGACTTGATGGTGACGGAGAGGTCGCCGAGCGCGGCCATCTCGAAGTGGGCGCAGGACTCGGCGGCGGTGCCGGAGCCGCCCTGTGCGGCGGGGAAGCCTGCGGTCACGAGGTGGCGGGCCGCGAGGTCCTTGACGCGCTCCAGGGTCCAGTCGCGGGCCTCTTCCATGGAGAGGGCGGGGTCGCGGACGACGTCGGCGCCGTCGACCTCGTTGCGCCAGCGCTGCTTGATCTCGTGGAAGGGGCCGTCGAGGGCGCGGCGCAGGGCCTCGCCGGTGGCGGTCGTGTTCATCGTCATGGTCATGGGGATTCTCAACTCCTTTGTTGGGCGGCGAAGGCCGGGGCGAAAAATGAATCGATGTAGGCGACGACCTCGGCTCGGGGGCGGCGCAGGTTGGTGACGATCCACCGGTCGGCGACGGCCCAGATGAAGCCGGTGACGCCGTGCGCCCAGATGTTGGCGGGATCCTCGTCGAGGCCCTCCCGTGCCAGCCAGGCGCGCATCGCTTCGGCCACGGCGTTGCCGATGTGGGTGGTGATGGTGAGGACCGGGTCCTCGGTCGGCACCTCGCCGGTGGGCGGGAAGCGACGAACAGGTACAGGTTCCGGTCGCGCTCGACGACGGCCAGGTAGGCGTCCGCCAGCTGCGTGACCAGCTCATGGGGTTCGACCAGCTCGGCGTCGTCGAGGGGCAGCTTGCGCAGGATGTACTGCTCGACCGACTCCACGACGGCGCGGTACAGGCCGGACTTGTCGCCGAAGTGCCGGTACAGCACCGTCTTCGACGTCTTCGCCCTGGCCGCGATCTCGTCCATCCCGACGCCCGGGCCCAGCTCGCGGATGGCGCGCACAGCGTCCTCGACCAGGGCGCGACGCCGGTCGAGGTTGTGCTGCTCCCAGCGTGCGGCGCGGCCATCGACGGGCGCCTCCAGGGGCGGAACGAGATTCATGGAACTCACGGTACCCGAAACTTCGCGTACCTGCTACCCTCGGTATCAGATACGTTCCCCGGGAGGATCAACGATGACTTCACGCAACGCCGTTGTGGTCGGCGGCAACCGCACCCCCTTCGTCAAGGCGGGTGGCAAGTACGCCGCCGCGTCCGCGCAGGACCTGCTCACCGCGGCACTCGACGGGCTCGTGGCCCGCTTCGGGCTGGCCGGCCAGGAGGTGGGCGAGGTCGTCGGCGGCGCAGTGCTGAAGCACACGCGAGACTTCAACCTCACCCGCGAGGCAGTCCTCGGGTCGGCGCTGTCGCCGCTCACTCCGGCGTGTGACCTGCAACAGGCGTGCTGCACCGGCCTGGAGGCCGTCGTCTACGCGTCCAACAAGATCCGCCTCGGTCAGGCCGAGGTCGCCATCGCTGGCGGCGTCGACTCGGCCTCGGACGCGCCGATCGTCGTCACCGAGTCGCTGCGGAAGGCCTTGCTTGCACTGAACCGGGCCCGGTCGCTGCCGGAGAAGCTGGCGGCGCTCGCGAAGATCCGCCCCGGCGACCTGATGCCGGTGCCGCCGGGCGTCGTCGAGCCCCGCACCGGACTCAGCATGGGCGAGTCGCAGGCGCAGACCACCCTCAAGTGGGGCGTCAGCCGCGCGGACCAGGACGAACTGGCCTACCAGTCGCACCGTAACCTCGCCCGCGCCTGGGACGAGGGCTTCTTCGACGACCTCGTCACCCCGTACCAGCGGGTGGCGAAGGACACGATCCTGCGGCCCGACACCACCGTCGAGGCGCTGGCCAAGCTCCGCACCGTCTTCGGCAAGGGCGACGACGCCAGCATGACGGCCGGCAACTCGACCGCGCTCACCGACGGCGCCGCCGTCGTCCTGCTGGCGGAGGAGGACTACGCCCGGGGTCGCGGCTGGCCCGTGCTGGCCCGCGTCGTCGACGCCCAGGTGGCGGCCGCCGACTACACCACCGGGGCCGAGGACCTGCTGCTGGCTCCCGCCCGCGCGATCCCCGCCCTTCTGGAACGCAACAACCTCACGCTGGCCGACTTCGACTACTACGAGTTCCACGAGGCGTTCGCCTCGACGGTGCTCGCGACCCTGAAGGCGCTCGAGAAGGACGGGGTCGGCACCGTCGACCGCTCCAAGCTCAACGTCAACGGCTCCTCGCTGGCGGCCGGGCACCCCTTCGCCGCCACCGGCGGCCGCATCGTGGCCTCGCTCGCCAAGATGCTCGCAGCCAAGGGCCCCGGCTCCCGCGGCCTCATCTCGATCTGCGCGGCCGGCGGTCAGGGCGTCGTCGCGATTCTGGAGGCATGACATGGACATCCTGGAGACCATCTACAACACCCCGGCCGGCCGGTTCGTGGCCCGCAAGGCGGGGCTGCCCGATCCGCCCAAGCTGCGCCGCGGACGGCTGATGCCAGCCGGGCCCGTCGTGCTCGGTGAGCTCCCCGGCGGGGGCATCGCCATGGAGGCGATGGCGCTGCTGGGCGTGGCGCCCGGCCAGCCGGTCGTCGACCTGCCGGAGTCCAGGGTCAAGGACGACAAGGGCCGCATGGTCCCGCCCCGTTACCCGGCCCGCCCTGGGGCCATCATCGTGGATGCCACCGGGCTGCGCGAGATCGTCCAGCTCGAGGGGATCCGGGCGCTGCTGCGGCCCGCGATGCGTTCGCTCGAGTCGTCGGGCCGCATCATCATCCTGGCCAGCGACGCCTCCGCCGTCGAGGGGCTCGAGGCGAAGGCAGTGGCGCAGGCCATCGACGGCATCAACCGCACCGTCGGCAAGGAACAGCGCGACGGCTGCACGTCCAACCTCGTCTTCATCAAGCGGGGAACCCGGGCCTCCGACCTCGTCTCGACACTGTCCTTCCTGCTGGAGGGGCGCTCCGCGTTCGTCGATGGGCAGACGTGGCGGGTCGGGCCGGCGAAGGTGTCGAACGCGCTGAGCAGCCGTCCGTTCGACGGCAGGCTCGTCGTCGTGACCGGCGCGGCGCGGGGCATCGGCGCGGCCATCGCCCGCACCTTCGCCCGCGACGGCGCCACCGTCGTCGCCATCGACATCCCCCCGGCAGGCGACGCCCTGGCGAAGGTCGCCAACGAGATCGGCGGCTCGGCGCTGCAGCTCGACATCACCGCTGCCGACGCCGGGGCACAGATCGCCGCGCACGTCGCCTCCCGACACGGGGCCGAGCGGCGGATCTGGGCGCTGGTCCACAACGCGGGCATCACCCGCGACCGGATGCTGGCGAACCTGGACGAGCAGCGGTGGGCCTCGCTGATGGAGGTCAACCTCGCCGCGCAGATGCGGATCAACGACTTCCTGCTCGCCAACGACGTCCCCGGTGGGCTCGCGGACGAGGCGCGCCTCGTCGGCATCGCGTCGACCTCCGGTGTCGCCGGCAACAAGGGGCAGACCAACTACGCCGCGTCGAAGGCGGGCGTCATGGGCTACGTCTGGGCGCTGCGTGACGAGCTGGGGGAGCGGCCCATCACGATCAATGCGGTGGCACCCGGCTTCATCGAGACCGACATGACGGCGGCGATCCCGTTCGTGCAGCGGGAGGTCTTCCGACGCACGAACTCGCTGGGACAGGGCGGAAACCCCGTGGACGTCGCGGAGACCCTCGCGTATCTCTGCGACCCGGCCTCGGGCGGCGTCGACGGCCAGATCGTGCGGGTCTGCGGCCAGAACCTGATCGGAGCCTGAGGTGGCGCGCGACGTACGCTCGCTCACGGCACCGCCGGATGCGAAGAAGCTGCTGCTCAAGGGACTGGTGGGTTCGTTCCGCAAGCGTGGCATGCGGGTCGGCGAGCTGCCGGACCGCAGCTACCTGCTGCTGGACCACAAGCAGGATCCGGCCTGGCTGGCGGCCTACGACAAGGTCTGCGGCTTCACGCTGCGCGACCGGGTGCCCGCCACCTGGCTGCACGTGCAGACGTTCCCGCTGCAGGCCGCGCTGATGGCGGAGGACGACTTTCCGATGTCGCTGGCGGGCCTCGTGCACGTCAGCAACACCATGACGCTGCACCGTCCCGTCGACCTCGGCGAGCGGCTGCGGATGCGCGTCTGCGCCGAGAATCTGCTGCCGCATCCGAAGGGGTCGCCTTCGGCATGCGGGGCCAGATCCACGTCGGCGACGAGCTCGTCTGGGAGGGCAGCTCGAACTACCTGGCGATCGGGGCGAAGGGCGTCGAGGGGGAGCCGGTCAAGGCCGAGCACCTGGCCGCGCCGACGGCACCGCCGTCGCAGGAGTGGCGGCTCCCGGCCGACCTGGGGCGGCAGTACGCCAAGGTGTCGGAGGATGCGAACCCGATCCACCTGTCGCCGGTCTCGGCAAAGCTGTTCGGCTTCCCGCGGGCCATCGCGCATGGCATGTGGGCCCACGCCAGGGCGATGGCGGCGCTCGGTGGCCGGCTGCCGGCGGCGTACACCGTCGGGGTGCAGTTCGCGAAGCCGATCCTGCTGCCGGGCAAGGTCCGGTTCGCGGCGGAGGAGACCGACGAGGGCTGGCGGTTCGCGGTGGTGAACCGAGAGCTGAAGCCGCACCTGGTGGGCGAGATCGTCTGAGGTTCCTGAGCTTGTCGAAGGGCCCTTCGAGACGCTCGCTGGCGCTCGCTCCTCAGGGACCGCTGCTGAGCTTGTCGAAGGGCGCTTCGAGACGCTCGCTGGCGCGGGCCACTGCTGAGCCTTTCGAAGGGTGGTCAGTCGATCCTGTAGGCGGCCAACGAGTCCGGGCCGGAGACGATGAGCAGATCCCCGAGCTTGTGGGCCCCTGCCTCGAGCGCCGCAGGGTCCAGTCGTCGACCGGCGCCCCGGCGGCGTCGCACGGGAAGCGCTCGGAACCGGCGTTGAACTCTGCCGGCGTCGAGTAGAAGTCGAAGCGCACGCCGACCCGCTCGCGCTCGCAGGCGAACACCTCACCGGGCTCCGGCGCGCTCACGGCGCCGTCGTCCCGGGAGACGATGACGAGCGACTCGTCCTGACCGCGCATGACCACGCGCGGCCCCGACGACAGCTGCCTGGCCTCGAACTCGTCGACGAAATAGGTGGGGCTCATGGCGTGGCTCCAGCGGATGCGTCCCGTCGCCACCTCGATCGCCACGAGCTCCCGCTCGACCCCCTCCAACTCGGTGTCCAGCTCGCCGTCCTCGCCCGCGACGAACAGGACCTCACCGGCCGTGAACCGGCAGCCGATGAACTGGTCGGAGCCCTCGGACCACTCGTCGATCTCCATCGGGCAGTAGGTCCCTCCCGGCAGCTGCCACAGGCCGGCACCGGTGGCCGGATCGAGCGCGACGAGCAGGTCATCGGTCAGCGGCCGCCTCTCGCCGATCTTCGGGGTGTCGTACAAGATGGGGCCGCCGTAGCCGATGATCGGCGCATTCGCGTCCCACCAGGCCCAGCCCCCGTCGGAGGAGGAGCCGACGCCGAAGACGTCTTGGTAGCGGCGCTCCCACCGGACCACGTCGTCGTCGGCGTAGCCGAGCATCTCGACCCCTCCCTCGTAGGGACGATCGTTCGTCGCGAAGACGTGGACGCCCAACGAACGGGCGTCCCGCACGGTGGCGGCGGCCGGGTCGGCGCCGAGGTCACCCGAGGGGATCGCGAGCCGCAGGGGCTGTGAGGCCCCACCGTCCGCCAGCTGGCCCCGGAAGCAGAAGGCGGGCACATCGTCCGCACAGGGCCGCGGGCGGGAGTACGGGACGACGGTGGGGTCGGCGGTGACCGTGGCCCCGGTGCGGGCGTCGATCAGGTTCACGACGTGCCAGCCTCCCTCCCACCCGGCCAGGGCCGCGGTCCAGGTGCGGCCCTCATGCTCGACGATCGACGGGGCGATCTCGACCCCGGGGGCGACGAAGCCGGGCTTGGCCGCCCGGCGCCAGAGCAGGGTGCCGTCGGTGGCCGAGAAGCCGGCCAGGACCATCCTGTCGTGGGAGCGCAGGTAGGAGACGATGACGTCGCCGGCGACCGCGGGCTGCCCGAGAACCTCGGCGGGCGTCTCCCAGACCTTGACGGCGACCGTCTCAGGCGTGGGGGAGGGGCTCGGGGCGGCGGCCTCCGTCGTCGTGGGTACGTCGTCGGGGGTCGGCGTCGGCGTGGGAGTGCCCGCGCAGCCCACGAGCAGGGCGACGGTGACAAGGAGAGCGAAGTGACGCATGGGTGACTCCTGACGGTTGAGCGGCCCCGAGGGGTGGCTCGAACGTAACCAGGGACGGGGCCGGATGGAACGCCGTCGACCGATGCTGTGGATAACCCTGCTGGGCCGTCCGCAGCCCACCATCCGGCCTGCACCCGCCCGGTCGCTCACTGACGGTGCGTCGCCCGGCCTCCATGCCCGCCCAGCGCGTCGGCTGCCCGCACGAGGGCCAGATGGGAGAACGCCTGCGGGAAGTTGCCTGTCTGCCTCCCTGCGGCCGCGTCGAACTCCTCGCTCAGCAGGCCGAGATCATTGGCCACCGCGCAGACCTGGTCCATCAGCACCGTCGCCTCCTCGGTGCGTCCGGCCATGGCGTATTGCTCCACCAACCAGAACGTGCACGCCAGGAAGGCGTTCTCGTCTCCGGGGACGCCGTCGTCAGTGTTGTACCGCATGACGAAGCCGTCTCGCATGAGCCGTTTCTCGATCTCCGCGACGGTCCCCAGCATCCGCGGATCGTCGGCCCTGCAGTAGCCGACCTGCGGCAGGAGCAGGAGGGCGCCGTCGACGGCGGTGCTGCCGTAGCGCTGGACGAAGTGCCCGCGGACAGCGTCGTACCCGGAGGCGTCGATCTCCCGGCGCATCCGCTCGCGGAACGCCTTCCAGCGGGCGACGTCGCCGGACAGGCCGTGGTCGCGGACCGCGCGGACAGCACAGTCCAACGCGGCCCACACCATCACCCGTGAGTGCGTGAACATCTCCGGCTCGTCCCGGACCTCCCACATCCCCTGGTCGGGCACGTCGATCCGCTCGATGGCCTGCTCGACGAGGGCCTTCTGCAGGTGCCAGGAGAAGTGGTCCTCGCCGAGGCCCGCGCTCCGCGCGGCGTCCAGGGCCACGAGCACCTCGCCGATCACATCCGCCTGGAACTGCGTGACGGCGCCGTTGCCGATCCGCACGGGGGCTGAGGCCTCGTACCCCGGCAGGCTGGTGAGGATCCGTTCCTGCAGGTCGCGCTCGCCGGCCAGCCCATACATGATCTGCAGCTGGGCAGGGTCGCCCGCGACGGCACGCAGCAGCCAGTCACGCCAGTGGTGCGCGATGTCGATGAACCCGTGGGCGATGAGGGCCTCGAGGGTGAGTGCGGCGTCACGCAGCCACACGTAGCGGTAGTCCCAGTTCCGCTCCCCGCCGATCGCCTCCGGCAGAGACGTCGTGGCTGCCGCGACCACGCCACCCGTCCGCTCGTCGGTGAGCGCCCGGAGCACCAGGAGCGAGCGGGTCACCAGGTCATGGCGCGGCCCCTCATGTTCGGTCTTGTCGCTCCACTCCTGCCACCAGCGCCGCGTGGTATCGAGGTCGTCGTCCACATCGCGCGCGGACGTGCCCGGCAGGTGCGACGGTTGCCAGGTCAGCGTGAGGTCGCGGGCCTCACCCGCCGAAACGGCGAACCGGCCGGTGTGCCGGCGGCCGTGGCCGTGCAGTTGGAGGCCGCGCAGGTCGACGGCGTCGGGGCCGGCGATTGCGCGGAGGCAGGGGGCCTGGCGGGTGCCCGTCTGCTCGACCCAGGGCAGGGCGCGTGCGTAGTCGAAGCGGAACCGCACCTCGCAGTCGAACTCGACGGTCCCGCTGAGCCCCGTGACGCGGCGGATCACGGCGGTGTCGTCGCTGATCGGCATCGCGTCCGTCACCTCCGCGACGCCCGAGTCGGTGGTCCAGCGTGTGAGGAGGATGAACGTGTCCCCGTCGTAGCGACGCTCGGCCCGTGCCCCGGAATCGGTCGGCCGCAGCGACCAGCGTCCGTGCCGCTCGTCGCCGAGCAGGGCACCGAAGATGGAGCCGGAGTCGAACCGGGGGAGGCAGAGCCAGTCCAGGTTGCCGGTGCTCGACACCAGAGCGGCGGTGCGGCAGTTGCTGAGCAGTGCGTAGTCCTCGATCCGGCTCCCCATCACCCGATTCTGCTCCGGCACAATGGCCGTGTGAAGCCCCGTTCCGTCATCATCCCCGCCCTGGCCCTCCTGCTCGGCTACGGCGTCGGTGTCGCGCAGCCGATCGTGCTGCGCGATCCGCTCGTCGTCGGGCAGGACGCCGTGGTCGACGGTGCCGTCCCGCGGGTCAGCCTCGCCGATGCGGGCGGCGACGTCCTCGTCATCGAGCCTGCCGACGGCGACGCCCGCGTCGCGTTCGTGCTGTATCCCGGCGGGCTCGTCCGGCCCCAGGCGTACGAGTGGATCGGGCACGCCCTGGCCCCGCACGGCGTGACGACGCTGATTCCCGAGATGCCGTTCGACCTGGCCGTCCTCGGCTCCGACCGGGTCACACAGGTGGCCGGGGAGCTCGCGCCGGGGCTCGACGTCGTCGTCGGGGGCCACTCGCTCGGGGAGTGATGGCGGCCACCTACGCGGCCAAGCACCCCGGTGACGTCGACGGTCTCGTCCTGCTGGCCGCCTACCCGTCCGACGGCGACGACCTGACCGCCGCCGCGATCCCGACCCTGTCGCTCATGGCCGAGCACGACGGACTCGCCGACGAGGCGGACGTCCGTGGCGGACTCGACCGGCTCCCCGGCGACGCGCGTCTGGCCGTCGTCGACGGCGCCGTCCACAGCTTCTTCGGCCGGTACGGGCCCCAGGACGGCGACGGTGTCCCCACCGTCTCGCGGGCCACGGCGGAGGCGCAGATCACGGCCGAGCTGGTGGCGTTCTTCGACGCCGTCGACTGACCCCGTCGGCCTGCCCCGGCACGCGGTGCCGGGGGAGGTTCCAGCCCCGTCCGTCTGGCGGGGCCCGCAGGACGTCGCCGGTAGAATGCCGCGCATGAGCGTCCCCAACGTCCTGGCCAACCGTTACGCCTCCGCCCAGATGCGCGATATCTGGGCCCCCGAGGCCAAGATCGTCTCCGAACGCCGCCTGTGGCTCGCGGTGCTCCGCGCCCAGCGCGACCTCGGCGTCGACTTCGGCGGGGCCGACCCGGACCAGGTGATCGCCGCCTACGAGAAGGTGATCGACCAGGTCGACCTCGACTCGATCAACGCCCGCGAGCGCATCACCCGCCACGACGTGAAGGCCCGCATCGAGGAGTTCAACGACCTCGCAGGCTTCGAGCACATCCACAAGGGCATGACCTCGCGCGACCTCACCGAGAACATCGAGCAGCTGCAGGTCCTCGACTCGCTGCGCGTCGTCCGCATCCGGGTCGTCGCAGCGCTCGCCCAGCTCGCCCGCCTCGCCACCCAGTACGCGGACCAGCCGCTGACCGGCCGCTCCCACAACGTAGCCGCCCAGCTGACCACCCTCGGCAAGCGGTTCGCCACCGCCGCCGATGAACTGCTCGTGTCGCTCGCCCGCCTCGACGACCTCATCGGCCGTTACCCGGCCCGCGGCATCAAGGGGCCGGTCGGCACAGCCCAGGACATGCTCGACCTGCTCGGGGGCGACGCGGCGAAGCTGGCGGAACTCGAGCGGCGCATCGCCGAGGAACTCGGCTTCGCGCAGGTGCTGACCTCCACCGGCCAGGTGTACCCGCGTTCGCTCGACTACGACGTCGTCACCGCGCTGGCCCAGGTGTCCGCCGCGCCGTCGAATGTCGCGACCACTATCCGCCTCATGGCCGGCATCGAGCTCGTCACCGAGGGGTTCAAGGAGGGGCAGGTCGGCTCGTCCGCGATGCCCCACAAGATGAACACCCGCTCCTGCGAGCGCGTCAACGGGCTCGCCGTCGTGGTGCGCGGCTACGTGTCGATGGTCGGCGAGCTCGCCGGAGACCAGTGGAACGAGGGCGACGTGTCCTGCTCGGTCGTGCGCCGCGTGGCCCTCCCTGACGCGTTCTTCGCCCTCGACGGCCTCTTCGAGACCTTCCTGACGGTGCTCGCCGACTTCGGCGCGTTCCCCGCCGTCATCGAGGCCGAACTCGATCGCTACCTGCCGTTCCTCACCACCACCAAGGTTCTGATGGCCGCTGTCCGCAAGGGCGTGGGCCGCGAGGAGGCGCACGAGGCGATCAAGGAGCACGCCGTCGCCGTCGCCCTGGACCTGCGCAAGGGCGCCCGCTGCAACGACCTGCTCGACCGGCTCGCCGCCGACGGGCGCCTGCGGCTCACCCGCGAGGAGTTGGGCGGCCTCGTCGTCTCCCCGCTGGAGCTCGCGGGAACGGCACAGGATCAGGTGGCCCGGGTGGCGGCGCGCGTCGCCGACGTGGTCGCCTCCGACCCGGCCGCGGCCGCCTACACGCCCGGATCGGTGCTCTAGCCCTACGGTTAGGCCATGGCACAATCCATGGTCTTCAACCTCGACTCCGAGGTTCAACTGGCCAAGTGGCTGGAGCTGCACGCCGCCGCGCCTGACTTCTGGGCCGGTCCTTGCGGTGCACTGGACACTGTCCGCGGCGATGATCGCGCGGCCCAGCGGTGGTTTGGGGGAGTGCTGCGTACGGGTGTCCTATTTGCCCAACAGCTCATCCTGACCGACGCGCAACTCCTGGATGGCGTCTTCTTCCAGAGCTTTACCGCACAGGGAACGCTGGAACTGCTCGGGATGCCGTTGTCCGAGCGGCCGGCCCTCCGGATCTATACCCGCGCGGCCACCATCGAGGAGTCGCTGCGCCGTTTCGCCACCACCGCTGACGGGCGTCGGCTCCGGTTTGTCATCTGGTCCTCGGTGCTGCCCTGCCTGCCCGAGGGAACCGACCCGGGATGCGCCTTCAGGGCACTCGAGGGGCGACCTGCCGACCGTGTGGCAGACGCCCCAGCGGGCACGGTCGCCCACGAGATTGCAGCCCTCCTGGAGGAGGGGCTCGGCCTCACGCGGGGCACTCTCCGAGGCCTGGCGGCAGCTTGGCAGTCGTGGATCGACGCGGACGTGGCGGGACTCGTCGAGACGGCCCCCTTGGAGTTGCCCGACCGAGCCCTATTTGAGTCGCGCATGCGCAGGCATCTGTCCAGCGAGGGGGTCGGCCTACCTCACGACACGCTTCGTCCCATCCACGAGCAGCCGGATCGCTCTCATGCCAGGACAGCCATCGACGATCTGGAAGTCGACAGTGAGCAGAAGCGTCGACTGCACGTCGCTTACGCCGACGCGTACTCGCTCGCGTTGTCCGAGTCCTGTGGGGCGGATGTCTGGCTGAAGATCGACGCGGCCGACACCGACGGAGGGGACACGTCCGGGGGCCCACTCCGCGCCGGGCAACTGGCACTGGCGGGTGCTGCGACGGTGCAGCTGGGTGACATGACGCCCGCGCGGTTTCAGACGTTGCGGTACGAGGCA
The DNA window shown above is from Tessaracoccus defluvii and carries:
- a CDS encoding acetyl-CoA C-acetyltransferase codes for the protein MTSRNAVVVGGNRTPFVKAGGKYAAASAQDLLTAALDGLVARFGLAGQEVGEVVGGAVLKHTRDFNLTREAVLGSALSPLTPACDLQQACCTGLEAVVYASNKIRLGQAEVAIAGGVDSASDAPIVVTESLRKALLALNRARSLPEKLAALAKIRPGDLMPVPPGVVEPRTGLSMGESQAQTTLKWGVSRADQDELAYQSHRNLARAWDEGFFDDLVTPYQRVAKDTILRPDTTVEALAKLRTVFGKGDDASMTAGNSTALTDGAAVVLLAEEDYARGRGWPVLARVVDAQVAAADYTTGAEDLLLAPARAIPALLERNNLTLADFDYYEFHEAFASTVLATLKALEKDGVGTVDRSKLNVNGSSLAAGHPFAATGGRIVASLAKMLAAKGPGSRGLISICAAGGQGVVAILEA
- a CDS encoding 3-oxoacyl-ACP reductase codes for the protein MDILETIYNTPAGRFVARKAGLPDPPKLRRGRLMPAGPVVLGELPGGGIAMEAMALLGVAPGQPVVDLPESRVKDDKGRMVPPRYPARPGAIIVDATGLREIVQLEGIRALLRPAMRSLESSGRIIILASDASAVEGLEAKAVAQAIDGINRTVGKEQRDGCTSNLVFIKRGTRASDLVSTLSFLLEGRSAFVDGQTWRVGPAKVSNALSSRPFDGRLVVVTGAARGIGAAIARTFARDGATVVAIDIPPAGDALAKVANEIGGSALQLDITAADAGAQIAAHVASRHGAERRIWALVHNAGITRDRMLANLDEQRWASLMEVNLAAQMRINDFLLANDVPGGLADEARLVGIASTSGVAGNKGQTNYAASKAGVMGYVWALRDELGERPITINAVAPGFIETDMTAAIPFVQREVFRRTNSLGQGGNPVDVAETLAYLCDPASGGVDGQIVRVCGQNLIGA
- a CDS encoding MaoC family dehydratase — protein: MRGQIHVGDELVWEGSSNYLAIGAKGVEGEPVKAEHLAAPTAPPSQEWRLPADLGRQYAKVSEDANPIHLSPVSAKLFGFPRAIAHGMWAHARAMAALGGRLPAAYTVGVQFAKPILLPGKVRFAAEETDEGWRFAVVNRELKPHLVGEIV
- a CDS encoding outer membrane protein assembly factor BamB family protein, which produces MRHFALLVTVALLVGCAGTPTPTPTPDDVPTTTEAAAPSPSPTPETVAVKVWETPAEVLGQPAVAGDVIVSYLRSHDRMVLAGFSATDGTLLWRRAAKPGFVAPGVEIAPSIVEHEGRTWTAALAGWEGGWHVVNLIDARTGATVTADPTVVPYSRPRPCADDVPAFCFRGQLADGGASQPLRLAIPSGDLGADPAAATVRDARSLGVHVFATNDRPYEGGVEMLGYADDDVVRWERRYQDVFGVGSSSDGGWAWWDANAPIIGYGGPILYDTPKIGERRPLTDDLLVALDPATGAGLWQLPGGTYCPMEIDEWSEGSDQFIGCRFTAGEVLFVAGEDGELDTELEGVERELVAIEVATGRIRWSHAMSPTYFVDEFEARQLSSGPRVVMRGQDESLVIVSRDDGAVSAPEPGEVFACERERVGVRFDFYSTPAEFNAGSERFPCDAAGAPVDDWTLRRSRQGPTSSGICSSSPARTRWPPTGSTDHPSKGSAVARASERLEAPFDKLSSGP
- a CDS encoding glycoside hydrolase family 15 protein; translation: MGSRIEDYALLSNCRTAALVSSTGNLDWLCLPRFDSGSIFGALLGDERHGRWSLRPTDSGARAERRYDGDTFILLTRWTTDSGVAEVTDAMPISDDTAVIRRVTGLSGTVEFDCEVRFRFDYARALPWVEQTGTRQAPCLRAIAGPDAVDLRGLQLHGHGRRHTGRFAVSAGEARDLTLTWQPSHLPGTSARDVDDDLDTTRRWWQEWSDKTEHEGPRHDLVTRSLLVLRALTDERTGGVVAAATTSLPEAIGGERNWDYRYVWLRDAALTLEALIAHGFIDIAHHWRDWLLRAVAGDPAQLQIMYGLAGERDLQERILTSLPGYEASAPVRIGNGAVTQFQADVIGEVLVALDAARSAGLGEDHFSWHLQKALVEQAIERIDVPDQGMWEVRDEPEMFTHSRVMVWAALDCAVRAVRDHGLSGDVARWKAFRERMRREIDASGYDAVRGHFVQRYGSTAVDGALLLLPQVGYCRADDPRMLGTVAEIEKRLMRDGFVMRYNTDDGVPGDENAFLACTFWLVEQYAMAGRTEEATVLMDQVCAVANDLGLLSEEFDAAAGRQTGNFPQAFSHLALVRAADALGGHGGRATHRQ
- the purB gene encoding adenylosuccinate lyase; amino-acid sequence: MSVPNVLANRYASAQMRDIWAPEAKIVSERRLWLAVLRAQRDLGVDFGGADPDQVIAAYEKVIDQVDLDSINARERITRHDVKARIEEFNDLAGFEHIHKGMTSRDLTENIEQLQVLDSLRVVRIRVVAALAQLARLATQYADQPLTGRSHNVAAQLTTLGKRFATAADELLVSLARLDDLIGRYPARGIKGPVGTAQDMLDLLGGDAAKLAELERRIAEELGFAQVLTSTGQVYPRSLDYDVVTALAQVSAAPSNVATTIRLMAGIELVTEGFKEGQVGSSAMPHKMNTRSCERVNGLAVVVRGYVSMVGELAGDQWNEGDVSCSVVRRVALPDAFFALDGLFETFLTVLADFGAFPAVIEAELDRYLPFLTTTKVLMAAVRKGVGREEAHEAIKEHAVAVALDLRKGARCNDLLDRLAADGRLRLTREELGGLVVSPLELAGTAQDQVARVAARVADVVASDPAAAAYTPGSVL